In Botrytis cinerea B05.10 chromosome 6, complete sequence, the following proteins share a genomic window:
- the Bcmrp2 gene encoding Bcmrp2 has product MSMFRAKKLDLGCFINIKVIRDHTKRQVFAEHETERQALRYIIRNLSLPPRVRFQAQLELTQMHCYTRPTQIRNRCILGGKGRGILRDFKMSRYNFRMNALSGDLPGVKKASW; this is encoded by the exons ATGTCTATGTTCCGAGCCAAGAAGCTTGATCTAGGATGTTTTATAAACATCAAAGTCATTCGTGACCATACCAAGCGACAAGTGTTTGCTGAGCATGAGACTGAAAG ACAAGCTCTTCGCTACATAATCCGCAATCTTTCACTTCCTCCTCGAGTTCGTTTCCAAGCACAACTGGAATTGACTCAAATGCATTGTTATACAAGGCCAACGCAAATTAGGAATAGATGTATCTTGGGAGGTAAAGGAAGAGGTATTCTGAGGGATTTCAAAATGTCCAGG TATAACTTCAGAATGAATGCGCTGTCGGGAGATTTGCCGGGTGTTAAGAAAGCTAGTTGGTAA